Below is a window of Pseudomonas sp. B21-040 DNA.
TCACCGACAGCGGCCTGGCGCGTGCGCCGATGACCATCGCCACACTGGATGCCCTGCGCGCTGCCGGCCTCGGCGTCGCGTTGTTTTGCGACCTCAAGCCGAACCCGGTGGAAGCCAACCTGGCGGGGGGGCTCGACGCCTGGCGCGCCGGCAACCACGACGGTGTGGTCGCCTTCGGCGGCGGCAGTGGCCTGGACATGGGCAAGCTCATCGCCTTCATGAGCGGCCAGACGCGCCCGGTCTGGGATTTCGAAGACATCGGCGACTACTGGACCCGCGCCGACGAAAGCCGCATCGCCCCGGTCATTGCCGTGCCGACGACCGCGGGCACCGGTTCGGAAGTGGGCCGTGCGGCGGTGATCATTGATGAACGCACCCACACCAAACGCATCATCTTCCACCCGAAAATGATGCCGCGCGTGGTCATCAGCGACCCGGCCCTGACCGTCGGCATGCCGGCCAAAATCACCGCCGGCACGGGCATGGACGCGTTGGCCCACTGCCTGGAATCCTACTGCGCCCCCGGCTTTCACCCGCTGGCCGATGGCATCGCCGTGGAAGGCATGCGCCTGGTGGCCAACGCGCTGGTGCGCGCCGTGCACATGCCGTCCGACCTTGAGGCGCGCGCGCACATGCTCGCGGCGGCAGCGATGGGCGCCACCGCGTTCCAGAAAGGACTGGGTGGGATGCATGCCCTGTCGCATCCGGTGGGCGCGCTGTACGACACGCATCACGGCATGACCAATGCGACCTTCATGCCGTATGTCCTGAAATTCAATCGCCCGGCCATCGAAGAACGCATCACGCGCTTAGCCGCGTATTTACGCCTGCCCTCCCCCAGCTTCGACAGTTTTCTGGCCTTCATCCTCAAACTGCGCAAAGACATCGGCGTACCACACACGCTGGTCGAATTGGGGGTGGATGATCAACAGGCCGACCTGATCGCGGACATGGCGATTGTCGACCCGTCTGCCGGCGGCAACCCGCTGCCATTGACGCGGGCCGGTGCGGCGGAAATTTTCGACGCGGCGTATCACGGCCGCCTGTAGAGCAGTTGACTGTCGGCGCCCGACTTTTGAATGCAGCGCACGGACAGGTGGGAGACAGGAGCAGTACGACAAGGGGTTGAAAGCCAGACCGTCCGGAACCCCGGATGGATGCGTATCAAAACCTGATGGGGCACACAACATGAATCCAGCAAGCCAACCCGGCACCGACACGCCGCATGACGACGACGTCAAGGTGCTGCACAGCATGGGCTACGCCCAGCAGCTCTCGCGACGAATGGGGGTTTTCTCCAACTTCGCGATTTCCTTCTCGATCATTTGCATCCTCTCGGGCGGGATCAACTCACTCGCCCAGGGCACCTCCGGCGCGGGCGGCGCGTCCATCGGCATCGGCTGGCCGATTGGCTGCCTGATCTCCGGGGTGTTCGCCATGGCCATGGCGCAGATTTCCTCGGCGTACCCCACCGCTGGCGGCCTGTATCACTGGGGCTCGATTCTCGGCAACCGCTTTACCGGATGGCTGACCGCGTGGTTCAACCTCTTGGGGTTGGTCACCGTGCTGGGTGCGATCAACGTCGGCACCTATTACTTCTTTTTCGGTGCCTTCGGACCGGCACTGGGCATGGAAGACACGACCACCGTCCGGGTGATTTTCCTCGCGGTGCTGACGGGTCTCCAGGCCTTGTGCAATCACTTGGGAATCGGCCTGACCGCCAAGCTGACTGACTTTTCCGGGTATCTGATTTTTGCCACAGCGCTGGCGCTGACCATCGTTTGCCTGATCTCGGCGCCCAGCTATGAAGTCGCGCGGTTGTGGACCTTCAGCAATTACTCCGGCGATGCCGGCGGCGGTGTCTGGCCACAAGTGTCGAACGGCTGGATTTTCATGCTCGGCCTGCTGCTGCCGATCTACACCATCACCGGCTATGACGCCTCTGCGCACACCTCCGAGGAAACCCGCAATGCGGCCGTTTCAGTGCCACGCGGCATGGTCATGTCGGTGGTCTGGTCGTTGCTGTTCGGCTGGGTGATGCTCAGCTCGTTCGTACTGATGCTGCCGAACATGGACGAGGCGGCCAAACAAGGCTGGAACGTATTTTTTTGGGCCATGAACGCGCAGGTCAGCCCGACG
It encodes the following:
- a CDS encoding iron-containing alcohol dehydrogenase yields the protein MSLTGNWNYPTSVHFGVGRIAELADTCRSQGIERPLLVTDSGLARAPMTIATLDALRAAGLGVALFCDLKPNPVEANLAGGLDAWRAGNHDGVVAFGGGSGLDMGKLIAFMSGQTRPVWDFEDIGDYWTRADESRIAPVIAVPTTAGTGSEVGRAAVIIDERTHTKRIIFHPKMMPRVVISDPALTVGMPAKITAGTGMDALAHCLESYCAPGFHPLADGIAVEGMRLVANALVRAVHMPSDLEARAHMLAAAAMGATAFQKGLGGMHALSHPVGALYDTHHGMTNATFMPYVLKFNRPAIEERITRLAAYLRLPSPSFDSFLAFILKLRKDIGVPHTLVELGVDDQQADLIADMAIVDPSAGGNPLPLTRAGAAEIFDAAYHGRL
- a CDS encoding amino acid permease → MNPASQPGTDTPHDDDVKVLHSMGYAQQLSRRMGVFSNFAISFSIICILSGGINSLAQGTSGAGGASIGIGWPIGCLISGVFAMAMAQISSAYPTAGGLYHWGSILGNRFTGWLTAWFNLLGLVTVLGAINVGTYYFFFGAFGPALGMEDTTTVRVIFLAVLTGLQALCNHLGIGLTAKLTDFSGYLIFATALALTIVCLISAPSYEVARLWTFSNYSGDAGGGVWPQVSNGWIFMLGLLLPIYTITGYDASAHTSEETRNAAVSVPRGMVMSVVWSLLFGWVMLSSFVLMLPNMDEAAKQGWNVFFWAMNAQVSPTLKIALYVAIFISQILCGLATVTSVSRMIFAFSRDGGLPCSKALASVSPTFRSPVAAIWTGATLAVLFDWGSSVISVGATPVYTIVVSCTVIFLFFSFIIPIVLGLFTYGTSKWPTMGPWNMGRFWYTVFALLSVLSMIIIFVIGIQPPNDWALYITIGFLVLTAIVWFGFEARRFQGPPVGDMIVKRQAEIAAAEAALNKRA